A segment of the Fusarium oxysporum f. sp. lycopersici 4287 chromosome 4, whole genome shotgun sequence genome:
GTGACATGATTTGATGCTGGTTGACTCAGCCCCAAACGTTGACAGCAGAGCGCGTCATGGAATGCCGTCTTTGATTCTTGCTGTTGGTTCTATCAAAGAGGGTAGAACTGGATCTCTTGCGCCCTTGACCGTACTTTCTGTCCAATGTCTCCTTGAATCTGTGGTTGTCGTCTCTCGTTGTTGAATTCAAGTTTCACAAATCTTTTAATGTTTGCTACTGAAGATAATAGAGCTCTGAGTATGAGAACAAGACCTATCTAACTACAAGACTCACATCGACTCGGCGTCGTGAGCGACCGCCCCCTTATCTCGATGGTTTCACGTCAGCAAGGCTTGTAATCGATCACAAACAGCCCAGACCTGGATCCAAACCCATCAACGATGTTTTGTTTAAAATCTTACTGTGCCAAGGCATGTAGCACTAAGCCTCATCGGTCTGGAACCACCTGAACTGTCATGATTCCGAGAGCCCTCCTCATACCATATACTAGGGATGAACAAGACTTGGCCCCATAGGCCTTACACAAGCCAGCCTAATCAAACATTGATCCAGGATGTATTGAAGACCGGTATTTCAGAATGTTATTTCTCACGAGCAGTCAATTGCTTGTTTATTGTGAGGATAGGTATGTTGAGATTCGTCTAGTCAACAACTACCAAGATATATAGGGCGAAGCTTCATCTACTCTGGaagtcgacatcatcaacaacaagtCGACAAATTATCACAACATAGCCATGACTCACTCTCTGAGCTGGCGAGCCCTCGTGGCTATTACCCTGACGGTTTCAGCTTCTGCATATCCCCATCAAACATACCCAAACCTCGTCCCACGTGCCGGATGCCCCATCCCTGACATCTGCACCTGGGATAGTTGCACCAACACCACTATTGGTCTTGATCCCCGAAACTGTGGAAAGTTCGGGAACTCCTGTGAACCTTCAGAGATCTGCATTGCCGGCCAATGTCTCCCGCTTGATCTCGGTACAGACGATTGTCCTACCGCATGCAAGCCTGGTCAATTGTGCACCAACGGCGAGTGTGTCTCCATCGAGATCGCAGTCGATCCTCTTCACTGTGGAGGAGGATCCTGTGGTCCTTCATCTCTCTGCATCAATCAACAATGTCAAAAGCTCGACATCGGCTCAGATCCTGTATCCTGCGGCCCTTCCAATACCAAATGCGATGCTGGAAGCTGGTGTCTTTACGATACCTGCGTTCCCTTTATCCTCGGTACCAACGTTCAAGCCTGCAATGAGAGAACTTCGTGTTCTCTTGGTACGTCTTGCCAAGATGGATACTGCCGACAAATATTCCTTTCGACCGATATAAACAATTGCGGAGATACTTCCCAGAACTGCACTGCCGGGCAAGTCTGTGTTTCTGGGCGATGTCAGTCCCTTGAAGATAAAGATGCAAACCAGAACTGCGGTACACCCTGCGAGTCTGGCTCATGGTGTTTGGGTGGTGCATGCGTACCGATTAGTATCTCGACGGATACTTCTCAGTGCGGTAGTAGCGCCGAACCATGTGGCAAGGGACAAGTCTGCGTCTCAGGGCAGTGCATTAGCAACCTGGTTCACCAGGAAAGCATCCCTAGGACTGCTTGTAGTCTTTCTACACGTCCAGGAGGATTTGTTTCCGGGCCTGGGGGGTCTTTAGACCAGAACAACAACGGAGGCGGTCAAGAAGGTTCTACCAATGACGCCACTTCGGAACAGGGTAGAAATCAGCAAGGAGGAGACTCTACCTCGAACAACAATGGCTCTGGCGGTTTTCCTGGTAACGCTTCAGGTGGAGGTGGTCAGACTCAAGGCGGCCAAGGCGGTTACCCGGGGGGTTACCCGGACGGCTACCCGGGCGGCTTCTTGGGCTCACGTCCAGGTTCCAACTCTGGCTCTGGTAACAACCAGGGTGGCACCGATAACTTTGGCGCTGGTCGTCCAGGCCCAGGCGAGGATGGTAAGGGATTTCCATCTTCTGCATGCGAGCCAGAGTGCGCATCAAACTTCATCTGCGTTAGCGGAGAATGCCTTTCGGTTTCGGACCCCTTATCCTGCGGACCCTCCACCAACCTCAATCGCCTATTCCATCGGCAAAACGCTGTATGTCCACCAGGTTATGCCTGTATCGACGACCGCTGCGTTCGAGTAGATGGACCCATCAGCTGCGGCGGCTCTATCTGCCCTGCCAACTATGCCTGTATCCAGGAAGCGTGCGTCCCTCTTGGAGATCCCACCGACTGCGGTGGTGAGACGTGTGCCAGTGATGAGATCTGCTTGGGTAATACCTGTGTATCGAACCCGGCATTGGCTAGCTGTGTTGGTGTCGTTTGCCCTCCCGGACAGGTATGCCAGAACGGAGACTGTGTCGCCGCCGGTGGCGCGCCTGGTGCAAACGGCAATCCTCAGGGTAATGGCGGTAGACCCGGCAGTGATGGTGGTTCTCCCGGCGGTGGCTCTGGGAACGGCGGTTCTAATGGAGGAGACAACGGTGGAGGCACTGAAGGATCCGGCAACGGAGGATCAAATGGAGGTTCCAACGGAGGTTCAAATGGAGGTTCCAACGGAGGTTCAAATGGAGGTTCCGATGGGGGAGGCAACGGTGCCTCTCCTGGCGATGGCTCAGGCAATGGAGGCTCCGGCAACGGTGACAGTAGCGGTGGATCCAATGGGGGATCACCAGGCGGCAACGGTGGTTCTCCAGGTAATGGTTCAGGGAATGGACCAGACAGCGGCAACCCGGAAGGAAATGGTGGCCGACCTGGTCCggatcttggtggtgatggctcTTCTACTGGCAACGGTGGTGGAGATGGCGGTGCAGCTGTAACCTCACCACCCGCAGATACTGCTACCCGCTCGGGAGCTGGCAATCTTCCAGGTTCGACAGCAGCCAGTGCTGACGCCAGTGACGATGCGCCTATCATCAACCCTGGCCCTGGCACGACTGGCACAGACGGactctcagcttcaactACCAGCATTCGAGGTCGCCCTGATGGTAATGGAGGATCATCCGCTTCAGGTGATGGTGGTGGCGATTCTCCTACTCTAGCCTCGACTGGAGCGGCGGAGACCGGTGCTGCTACATCTGATGCAGGACCTATCGTGGACCCTGGATCTGATTCAACAGACCTTTCGGGTGCCAGCACGAGAGTAACAGGTGGTGCAGAAGGTGGCGGAGGCTCTGAGATTACGCTCAGCGGAACTTCTTTGCCCACTGACACCAGCGGGGAGTCTCCTACCGACGGCGGTAGCTCCGCGGCCGGAGGTGTCGGTACCGATACGACAGACATTGACAACCCCGGTGCACCTAGTACCGACGGAAGTGGTATTTCGGCTTCTGAGACTGGTGCCACTGGCACCGATGTCGATGGACAGACAGAGACAGCATCCACTACTCAAGCCGCAACTGCTGCGCCAACGCAAACTACACCATGCTCCACAGACGATGATTGCCTTCTCAATGTTGCTCTCTGCGTTTTCAATGGCCTCAATATCTGTACTTGCGTCGACGGAGTCTGCACGCAGCAGCCCGGAGGTCCTGAAGGTACAGGAGTCACCGGCTCTGACTTTGGAACCTCAACAGGAGGTGATGTAGAGCCAACTGATAGTGCTGGGTCGACAGTCACGGATGGCAATGGAGAGACTGCTACTACAACAACAGAAGATCCAGCCGCAACATCGGCAGTATCGTGTTCGACAGATGACGACTGTCTAGCCAATGCTGTCTTTTGCTCAGATGGCTTACTCAACCTATGCATCTGCGTTGATGCCATTTGTATTCTCGATCCTACTTTAGCTTCGACAACCGATGCCAACAACGGACAGACAACTACCGTCCAGGATGCTACCACCACAGATGGAGAAGCAGCCGCAACATCATCAGCTGTTGCCTGTACTACAGACGCTGACTGTTTAGCCGATCTTGGCCTCTGCTTCGATGGCCTCATCAATCTATGCATCTGCGTAGACGCCATCTGCATCGTTGACCCAGCGTTAGCCACGACATCTGGTCTTGACAATGGACAGACAACTACAGATGCTGGTGCTACGACCACAGAGGAAGCACCAGCCGCGACGTCAACAGCAGTGGCCTGTACTACAGACGCTGACTGCTtagttgatgttgatctttgTGTAGACGGTCTACTCAATCTATGCGTTTGCGTAGATGCTGTCTGCATTCTCGATCCAGCGTTAGCCACTACTACTGCCGATGCTACAGTCACAGCGACACAGCCAGCTCCAACAGAGACAACTGCAGTTGCTTGCTCCACAGCCGATGACTGCACTGTCAATGTAGACCTCTGTATTATTGGAGGACTCAACCTTTGTGTATGCCTCAACGGAGTCTGCGTTGCTGATCCGAACGGTCAGGAAACAACAGCTGCGAACCCTACTGCGACGAACACTGGACCAGGGGCTACTTCAACTGCAGTAGCTTGCTCTACAGCTGATGACTGCGCTGTCGATGCGGATCTATGCCTTGACGGATTGATCAACCTTTGCGTCTGTCTCAATGCCGTCTGCGTTAATCCTGGAGGAGGCAACGATCCGACAACCACAGAGACGGGCGCGGGATCAGGACCTACCACAGCACCGGTGTCTTGCTCTACGGCTGATGACTGTCTAGCTGATGCTGATCTATGCTTAGACGGTCTGCTGAACCTCTGTGTCTGCCTCAACGCTGTCTGCGTCGTAGCAAACCCTGGGGGTGATCCGACTGAAACAACTGAGCTGCCACCTGCAAACACTAGAACTCCATGCGCCACAAACGGTGACTGCACAGCTAACGCGGCACTCTGTCTAGACGGGCTGATCAATGTTTGCGTTTGCCTCGAAGGTTTATGTATCGTCAGCCCTATTATGAATCCCACGGAAACAACCGCTCCTGCACCAACAGAGACTGCTACAACTTCGTGCAACACTGCCGATGACTGTACCGCGAATGCTGGTCTTTGCTTAGACGGGCTTCTCAATCTTTGCCTCTGTGTCAACGCAGTTTGTATACGATCACCAGGTGGCGGTGGTAACAATGGCGACCCCTGCACTGACGACACTGATTGTACTGCTGCCGGGGCTGTATGCCTCGAGAGTGGTGTTTGTGGACCTGACCCAGGAAACACACCAACTTCGTGTACTACAGCCGACGACTGCACCGCCAACGCCGCTCTCTGTTTGGATGGTCTGTTGAACCTCTGCGTTTGTCTCAATGCGGTCTGTGTACAAGCTGGCAACGGCGGTGGGGACGGTGATACTTGTACGGATGATCCCGACTGTACTACCCCTGGGTCTGTCTGTCTTGAAAGCGGCGTCTGCGGACCTGATCCAGGCAACAACCCAACTTCATGTGCTACGGCAGATGATTGTACAGCAAACGCTGGCCCTTTGCCTCAATgggcttctcaacatctgCGTTTGTCTCAACGCTGTCTGCGTACAGGCTGGCAACGGCGGTGGAGACGGAGATACTTGTACGGATGATCCTGACTGTACTACCCCTGGGTCTGTCTGTCTTGAAAGCGGCGTCTGCGGACCTGATCCAGGCAACAACCCAACTTCATGTGCTACGGCAGATGACTGTACAGCAAACGCTGGCCTATGCCTCAATGGGCTTCTCAACATTTGTGTCTGCCTCAACGCTGTCTGCGTACAGGCCGGAGGTGGCGGTGGAGGCAATACTGGCGATGCGTGCACCGGCGACGGTGACTGCACTACTCCTGGAGACACATGCAACAACGGTATATGTTCGGCAGCAGGAGGCGGAGGTACAGATGCTTGTGTCGACGCCAACGACTGCCTCCTCTCCGTCAATCCTCTCTGCGCTCTCGGTCTGTGTGTCTGCGTCGATGCAGTCTGCGCTACATCCCCCGACGTTGATGAATGTACCTCCAACGCAGGTTGCAGCGCTGGAGCTACATGTCAAAATGGTGTTTGTGTCGATAACACCGATTGCACGGGTGCAGCAGATTGTCTTGCTAACCTTGATCTTTGCGTTTTGCCGGGGGTTTGTGCTTGTGTCAATGGTGTTTGTGGACTCGTGGGTAACGGTCCTACGCCGGAGtgtgctgctgctgcggaTTGTCGAACTCTGCCGAGGTGTCGTCTGGGATTGTGTCTTTGTGTTGCTGGACAGTGTATTCTTGGCTAACGGGTTTGGTGTTTGGAGCTGGTGCGGTGATGTTTGTATTCATGTACTATACGTTGGTGGTTCAGCTGGCATGTTTTTGATACTAATTCTAATTTTGATTCTTCCTCATCactcaatctcctccaacatCCGCGTCTTCGGGCACTTGCTGTATGTTCTTGGCTACCATTACAACAACATGGCTTTCGCTACTTATTTAAATCCATTTCGGGATCTTCCTTGTAATAGGCGTATCTTTAGAATCTGCTCTGAACTCCATTTTGTTTCTAATGGCCTCTAGCTGATTTTCAATGTCATGAAAATTCCACTTCAGAGTAGCATTGCGTTGCTACTGGACAACATTACTTATGCATTGACATGAGGGTGCATAACTCGCATTAATGTTTCATAACCTCGGGTTCTGCCCCATCATGAATAATTATGTAACCCTGAACTTGAACCCCTGGAGAAGCACTGGGAAGATATTGTAAAGAGGAGGGCCTTCCCTCGCCTTGCGTATTACAGCTATAAAGAAGCAATTGTGTAGATGCTAGGAGATATAGTCAATAATGCTTAGATCGTGTCTTCTTGTTCAAGTACTCCTTAACAGTGTAAGGAAGATGGAGGTGCAAATGCATCGAGTCTTTCACCCTTCACCAAGGAATCCTGGCGTACGATCACTACCAGATCTCTACCAGCCCTGTCGTCTATCTATGAAATCTCCAGGCTCATATTAACCAACACAGGCTAATGGGTGGTGCAAAGCATCAGACTGTCCGATGTGATAGCAGCCACGAGGAGAAATGATCCACCTAAATAACGGGGAGACGGAAATCGTAGTATTCATTGTGGTCCTTCGTGTGGCTTGGAATTAGGGACATAATGCACAGTGTGTGAATAATTTGAATATCCGGAATGAATCCGGCTTGTCTCATGCAACTTTCTGGTTCACAGCCTGTTAAAGCTAGCGAAGGCTCGGAGCTGTCGCCACACGAATCAGGAAGTAGATGTTTATGCTGAAAGAACATAGGTGGCACCCAACACTTCTTAGACTGACGTTCTTCCGGCTGAGGCCTTGGAAGTGCTGTCCTTTACGAACTCGGGCGACCAGGGCCGGACGACTTTCTTCGTCGGCAAAAAGCTGCATTCGCCAACTTGATGACTTGGAACCAAGGCAAGGATAAGGCCAGTACACGAAGCTTGCTTTAATCTTTGGTAAGATTCTTACCTTCCATCTCTGGAGATGCTGTACCCTGTGAAAGGAGCTCAATCTATTATCTCCCGTTGGTCTAGCGGTTGCTCCGCCGCTGGGGTCTCCCTAAGTGGTACTACGACGCAATTTGCCTCAGAAGGATGCTGGTGACTACGAATGGCTGTATTCTTTCTTACCGCACTCTATTATTGCTAAGGCCAGGCAAATCCAGTTGCTCTGCAACATGACCGAGGTCTTATAGGTTCGAGACTTCCAGGCAACCAAGTTAAGGGACCTTGATCAACTTGGAAGGGTTGACTGATTGCCTTCCATTTCGTCGTTCTAATTGCTACAAGGCTTTAATCGAGCGAGTGCAACTAATTGGTGGTTGTTTACTGTGCTCTAGCTTATTCGAAATGGTGGGTGTGCGGTTTCGGTTCGTGCAGCAAAGCCGCGGCAAGTTTTGCTCAATAAACCTGTTTGCCTGCATATATCACTCGAATTGGCGTTTCCTTTGACCTCATTATTCTTCGGCGTGCTCGTATTGGATCGCGGTGATATGTTCGGTATCGACATGCATTAGCGAAGTGCACTGTTGCATGTGTATCGATCTCGGTGACTGTCCATTTCGTCCTGATAGATAGCCCATTCCTTGCTCTTTCTCGAAATCTTCCCATTACAATTCAAGTTACTTGAAGGCACTCCTTACTCTTTATGTTCCTCGAGGCATGCGTAATCGTTCGAAATTTCGTTGCGTGGATCGATGACGAGCGGGCGAAGTTTACGGACACAGATGTATCTAGAAACGAAAGAAAGAGTAAATCAAGTGAACGGGACGATGTCATCTCCTTATAGACAAGTTACAATAGTTACTTACATAGAAGTTACATCAATGTTGCCATATTTTACGTTTTTCGCCGTGTCTGGTATTCAAAGAAAGGAGGGAGCAAAGATCACGCTGCGGATCCATAACGCGCAATGGCGCGCTCAAAGCCAATCATAAATCTGTAATGACCAGAATAAGTTGCAAGGCTGTCGTCAAAGGCAAAATTACTTCAGTCTGTCATATATGATTTCGAAGTTTCGCCTGAAATATGCGAATATAATCGTCAAACTGCGCAGTGCGCTTCTGTCAGCTTGGCGGGTGAGGCCATGATTACATGGGGCtgagcttgaccttgagaatAGTACTTGGCCTGTGGTCTTTGCATGACTGCATGTTTGCCACATCGCATATCATGGTTGTGCGGTCTGGATCAAAGCTCTCCATGGAAAGGAGCAGTAGACAGCGGCACTACGAAATCTATGATCTCCCTTTCGCCAAAGAACGAACTCACACTGCCCGTTGCAAATCTGAGAAGTGGCCGGGGGTTTTCAACACGCTCTCACCATTGCTACTTGTACAGAAGTTTCATTACACGAGGCATGTTAGCTACCAACTGGATGGCACTACGCTCACAATAGTGACGCTGTGCTTGCCATGTGAGACATCATCTGTGGATCTTGCGTGCTAAGGTCCAAGGATTATGATTGGACACGGACGCATCGTCCGTGTCACAGTGATTGGCTCTTCCAGTCTCCGGAAACATCGTCCGCATAGACGTGATTGGCCAAATATTGTGACGGCCGATTCTCTGGCTCTCTGCATGCACATCCCGCAGCTGCTGCATGCGGTGCAGATAGCGCAACAAGGGTACCGCTCGTGAAGCCCCGGCATTATCTGGGCCTGTCCTGTGCGATCAATCGTGCACTTATGCTGTGCAAATTATCGCCCGATCTCGATTCGATTCTAGTAAGGTTGGTCCTAGCTAAGATTGCACGTACGCGTTTCGATGCGTATCGAGGTAAAAGTCTCTTGTGTTCGAGGGGGTGAGGTCGTCATATTCAGAATTTCTGTGGGAGTCAAGGTCGTCAGAAATCATGGGGTGTCGGAGCTTTCTCCGATGTCTATACCGGAAATAGAATAGAACGAAAGGTCCTTCTGAGCTAAATGTTGGTGATACTTGGAAGTGAGACTGAGcccagcccaagcccaaTTAAAGTTGGCAAAAGCATGTGTAAGATTGTTGGTGGTGAAACTAGAACACGCATGTCTGTGATTGTACTACCGTTCCGCTCTCAACTGGACTGTCTTTGGCTCATCAATAGCATAACAAACTGCAGTGTCCCCGAGAAACAATTCCTATGACCCACTGGTCCCGACAATCTACTCAGCGCCATGATATTTCCGGGGACCGTTGTAACCTTGTGGCTTTCAGCCTAGCCAATCTTTGCGTTAGGGACCTCTCCGAGCTACGCAATGCATCGATAATGACAGCAGTTCTGTCCAGTTAAATGTCTGGGGGGCCCCGGGTGGCGATAACAGAGTTCAACGTCGCGAAATTGTTTCCGTTATTGTGTCCTCATTTTGAACTTGTAGCTTGAACAAGACGAGCCTAGGATAAATGCGACCGTTGGATGGATGTCCGTGAGCCGTTCTCGTACGAGAACCTTGTCCAGTCAGCAATCGTCCTCTTTGACTGCCTCGCAGCGAAAATTGACCTTGTGTTTGACTTGATGGCCAATCGTATCACGTTGTAATTTGACATGTTGATTCAACATTCCACACTCAGTTAATGTGATATAAGTGAGAACCTACGGCATGGATCTATTGATGTTGTACAGTAACAGATGCAATACCATATAAATTTGCCATTCAGCGAAGCCAATCAAGCCTGATAGCTTTTTACAGTAAAATCTTCCAACGCCATTTGAACTCGTCAATCCCAGAGTCGCACAGAAAAAATATGtgataaagaaagaaaagaccaCAAGAGGTGTAGCATAtcaccccatcgtattcGATATCTCCCTTGGGTCGAGCAAATCCCAGTGACTCCTCCGTTGCATTTTAATGAACACTTGTAAACATCGACCGATCTTTTTACCGTGTCGACTCGTCATAATCATCGTCTTCGTATCTTTGAATCGTACACAGGGGCCTCTTCTCAATTATGCTGGGGAAAGGGGCAAATCGGCGGTGTCGCATGGTTCTGTTTGCCTTCGCCCAGGTCTTGGATGTATCGGTGTGCTTCGCTCGCGATGTACTCTTGGATCAACTGACATTCGCAGTCGGTGTGTTGTAGGAGTTTCATCTTGAGGTCGTAAACTTGCATCGTGAGGTCGGACACGCAGCTTGACAGGTCGCGGTTGGCTTGCTCCATGTCTTGTTCGTCGGCTCGAAGTTTCTTCGCGTCTTCGCGCTTCTTGATGCGGAATTTGTTGGAGGCGACGCGGTTTCGCTCCTGGACCTTTCTGCTGTACTCGTCGAGTTCTTCCTTCGGTTCAGGAGACGGAGTGTTCGTGGGTTGCGGCTTGGCGACTGCTTTGCCTTTGCCGCGTCCTTTGGGCTTTTCTGATACTGCTTCTATTTTGGTTGTCTTGCGAGTTGACGCGCGTCTTGGAGCCTTCGACGCTGTAGATCGGCTCCCATTACGTTTTCGTTTGTCGGGCTgggttgatgaagagcctCTACGGCTTTCGGAGTCACCGGTCGCATTCTCTACGCTGGTTGACTCGGTAGAAGGAGATGGGACGGGACAGCTGTGcattgaggttgaaggggATGGCCATTGTGTCGAGGAGCCTTGATTGTCGGCGTACTGGGGATATTGTTGTTGGTTTTCTTGCGCGTAGGCATTTGGAGCGGCCATGTTTGCTGCTTCGGCAAAGGCGGCATTCTCGGACCACCATTGCTCCCAAGGACCCTGGGAAAGCGTGCCGTATAGATTCATGCCTGACGGGTCTTGGGCCATGAGCTGCATATTTGGGTCATAGGGCTGGTTGCCATCATCTAAAGGATGGACTGGTTGTTGGAAAGGAGGGTAGACTGTACCCATCTCTGCAATTtgaatgatgatgttgttaGATAGCTTGGTCGAGTCAGACCTTGAAGGTTTCGATCAAGTCTGGAACTGTAGTGGAGATAAAAGATGCTACTAGGAGTGAAGCTTGGACCCTGCCAATGGAAGCGAAAAGGAACCGTTATAAATAAGAGACGCAAAAAGGAAGGGCGGAGGACCAGGTTAGGGGGACAGTGTGGGAGCCAAGAGGGGGGCGAACAACAAGCGGCTAGTACGTAGCATACTTACAATGTGTACTGTAGCACTCAATCTGGTGTTTACCAAAGTCGGGACAAGACAGGACAAGTCCAGAGAAGAGAGGGGAATTGGAGTTTGGCCCCAAGCCATCAAATACGGAATGAGTTTAGCCCTAGGGATCATGCACTCAACTGGAGTCTGGAGTCAGGGGTGTGAGGGGTCGATAAGAGTGGACGTTAAGCCAATGTGTCACTTTTTAGTGAAGGATCCGACTTAAGCTATGCTTAGCAAGCAATGCAGAGCATTACCAGCGGGGAATAACAGAGATGGCATTGACAAATTGGGCGTTTTGACCGAACATGCAATTGTGAATGAACTACTCCAGCGCATGAAGTACAGATTAAATGTCTCACCGCAGTTAAACATAACATGGAGACCACCGAGGAGAAAGCTGCATCGAGGCTCTGATGGATGGATAAATATCGGTGCACATCTCCACGAAAGCAAAACAGCCAAAGCCAACCAAACATCCCGTGAGACATTGGGGCAAATAAAGATCTTCCCAGCGTCATGAGACGACTGCAGCAATATCCGGACCATATCTTCCTGGAGTTCCTCACGAGCTGCTAGACCCAGCCGAGGCTAGTAGTGTGTGAGGAAGACTGTGAAAATTAAAGTCTTCTAGGGTCCGTCATTGGATGAGGTTCGTCGGTTCTAGAGCCGATGGCCGTGATTGGACGAGATCGTACGGCTTTAGGTCCGAGGGGCATCATTGGTGGATAAGGTCCAGACAGTGGGACTGGATCACAAGTATTTGGGCTTGACAGGGGCGTCACGCCAAAACAGCCCAGGCATGAGACAATATTTCATGGCTTGTTGATTATCACGAGAGGGAGGTAGtaagagagaaaagaaccaaaagaaaagaaagatcAGCGCTACGCACAGCTTGTCACCATTTTCAAGGCGACTACGGGTCCTATCATGCATATGATACCCATGCATGCCAACATTCGCTATCGAACACCAAGCGGGCAAACAACATGCAAGTCTACagtataaaaataaaatgaAATGAAACGATACTTAGCAAGATAAGGAAAACACTCTGCATATCACGTACCTTGGCTGAAGAGTCTGGCGTGGATGCAACAGTACTCACTAGTCAAGCCCTCATTGGTCAACGTAAATCAACACCCAATCAGCGTCCACGGAATCACCTACCGTCGACAGGGCCATACTACGTAATGTGGCTTGAAGCGGACGAGATCAAGACTTTTTTCGGCGGGGGGTCACGCACTACATCTGCGAGATGTTGTCCCTTTGGCATCACATTCTTTACATTGTGTTGTATCTGTTATTCATTCCGAATtgacttttctcttttttacCGAATGCTACTATTCATCTCATGAGTCCCCTTCGAAATCGGCAGATCGTGCAGATACCATGACGAGGCGTTTGCGTCGATGTTTGCAGGCCACACCGGAAGATAATAATGTGATGCTTTGATCAAAATTGTCGCACTCCAGAAtggatatcttcttcctcagtGACAGGAGTGTCATCACATCATTCATGCACCTGCAGAGCATACAGTAGACTGTGCACTGCGTGAGAACTTCAGAATACTCCTACAGATACTGTAGAGAATAAATGTTCAAAGATCTGCAGGATGGACCCTAAGTCCTTGGAATGGGGGGCCGTCACCTTGTTTTGTGTGTCTTGGATGGGGGGCATCACATACCGGGGCTGTCGTGTACCTCCGCGGGCGGTCACAAACACCCTCCAATACAGGTGGACTGCATGACTAAGTTCCCCTTGCTTTGATGGAGAGAACAACTTTTGTTCATTGACAGGACAGGTCATTTAGAAATTGGGTTGGACGAGATCATGTTGTAGAGCCAGGGGGTCGGGAGGTAATCTTGCACTGGACTGTAAACAGGAATTGCCGGCGGACCACTCCCGGTGGTTCTTAACGGTTAATAATATTTCTGAAAAACTTCACCAAATCCTAGTTATTTATGAGCAGGGAGAAGAGACATCACCTAAGCAATGGCGTCAACGTGGAGAACGAAAGGTCCGAAGACTCAATGTAACTGAAGAATCAAGGCTGTATTCATCGTAAGAAAGTCCAAACTATCATATCGGTCGTGATTCATCATACGTGTAACTCTCACTCTAATGAGCTACGGGATTGACAAGGATTCATGAGTAGTGCTTGTCTGGTTACTTGAGACAGGTACTGGTACTCGGTACCCGTGCGGGCTTTACCACCAGTATCTAACTCCCCATCCATCAAAAACCGAGATTGACCGAGATCTTGGGGCGGTATACGGAGTACCAAGATCATGTCAGTTCCCTGATGACTGAATCAGATGCCATGACGATTCTCTAGGGTCATATTGACAGTTGAGATCAAGTCCATTATTTCCGTCTTGTGTTGGTAGGGTTCAAGGGACGT
Coding sequences within it:
- a CDS encoding hypothetical protein (At least one base has a quality score < 10), with the translated sequence MTHSLSWRALVAITLTVSASAYPHQTYPNLVPRAGCPIPDICTWDSCTNTTIGLDPRNCGKFGNSCEPSEICIAGQCLPLDLGTDDCPTACKPGQLCTNGECVSIEIAVDPLHCGGGSCGPSSLCINQQCQKLDIGSDPVSCGPSNTKCDAGSWCLYDTCVPFILGTNVQACNERTSCSLGTSCQDGYCRQIFLSTDINNCGDTSQNCTAGQVCVSGRCQSLEDKDANQNCGTPCESGSWCLGGACVPISISTDTSQCGSSAEPCGKGQVCVSGQCISNLVHQESIPRTACSLSTRPGGFVSGPGGSLDQNNNGGGQEGSTNDATSEQGRNQQGGDSTSNNNGSGGFPGNASGGGGQTQGGQGGYPGGYPDGYPGGFLGSRPGSNSGSGNNQGGTDNFGAGRPGPGEDGKGFPSSACEPECASNFICVSGECLSVSDPLSCGPSTNLNRLFHRQNAVCPPGYACIDDRCVRVDGPISCGGSICPANYACIQEACVPLGDPTDCGGETCASDEICLGNTCVSNPALASCVGVVCPPGQVCQNGDCVAAGGAPGANGNPQGNGGRPGSDGGSPGGGSGNGGSNGGDNGGGTEGSGNGGSNGGSNGGSNGGSNGGSNGGSDGGGNGASPGDGSGNGGSGNGDSSGGSNGGSPGGNGGSPGNGSGNGPDSGNPEGNGGRPGPDLGGDGSSTGNGGGDGGAAVTSPPADTATRSGAGNLPGSTAASADASDDAPIINPGPGTTGTDGLSASTTSIRGRPDGNGGSSASGDGGGDSPTLASTGAAETGAATSDAGPIVDPGSDSTDLSGASTRVTGGAEGGGGSEITLSGTSLPTDTSGESPTDGGSSAAGGVGTDTTDIDNPGAPSTDGSGISASETGATGTDVDGQTETASTTQAATAAPTQTTPCSTDDDCLLNVALCVFNGLNICTCVDGVCTQQPGGPEGTGVTGSDFGTSTGGDVEPTDSAGSTVTDGNGETATTTTEDPAATSAVSCSTDDDCLANAVFCSDGLLNLCICVDAICILDPTLASTTDANNGQTTTVQDATTTDGEAAATSSAVACTTDADCLADLGLCFDGLINLCICVDAICIVDPALATTSGLDNGQTTTDAGATTTEEAPAATSTAVACTTDADCLVDVDLCVDGLLNLCVCVDAVCILDPALATTTADATVTATQPAPTETTAVACSTADDCTVNVDLCIIGGLNLCVCLNGVCVADPNGQETTAANPTATNTGPGATSTAVACSTADDCAVDADLCLDGLINLCVCLNAVCVNPGGGNDPTTTETGAGSGPTTAPVSCSTADDCLADADLCLDGLLNLCVCLNAVCVVANPGGDPTETTELPPANTRTPCATNGDCTANAALCLDGLINVCVCLEGLCIVSPIMNPTETTAPAPTETATTSCNTADDCTANAGLCLDGLLNLCLCVNAVCIRSPGGGGNNGDPCTDDTDCTAAGAVCLESGVCGPDPGNTPTSCTTADDCTANAALCLDGLLNLCVCLNAVCVQAGNGGGDGDTSASADLIQATTQLHVLRQMIVQQTLALCLNGLLNICVCLNAVCVQAGNGGGDGDTCTDDPDCTTPGSVCLESGVCGPDPGNNPTSCATADDCTANAGLCLNGLLNICVCLNAVCVQAGGGGGGNTGDACTGDGDCTTPGDTCNNGICSAAGGGGTDACVDANDCLLSVNPLCALGLCVCVDAVCATSPDVDECTSNAGCSAGATCQNGVCVDNTDCTGAADCLANLDLCVLPGVCACVNGVCGLVGNGPTPECAAAADCRTLPRCRLGLCLCVAGQCILG